In one Leptospira fletcheri genomic region, the following are encoded:
- a CDS encoding LIC13259/LIC11441 family protein: protein MRNVFAYLAAASIVAASAMPVVEENFEEKLLERLSRFQEELLSNEERKGNARGLASLVRESKRTFPETRVLYAKALTFAELLEKAITRKDQEFLYGELTFALQSLAPKYGMHAFYCPLTKKTWIAKTETVRNPYLPEMRESGRRVN from the coding sequence ATGCGCAACGTATTCGCTTATTTAGCCGCAGCATCCATAGTAGCCGCTTCCGCCATGCCGGTAGTGGAGGAAAATTTCGAAGAGAAACTTCTCGAAAGATTGAGTCGATTTCAGGAGGAGCTTCTTTCCAACGAGGAAAGAAAAGGCAATGCAAGAGGCCTGGCATCCTTAGTCCGCGAATCAAAGAGGACCTTCCCGGAAACGAGAGTATTGTATGCAAAAGCTCTTACCTTCGCGGAACTCTTGGAAAAAGCGATCACCAGAAAGGACCAGGAATTTTTATACGGCGAACTTACGTTCGCGTTACAAAGCCTGGCTCCGAAATACGGTATGCACGCTTTTTACTGCCCGTTAACCAAAAAAACCTGGATCGCAAAAACCGAAACCGTCCGAAATCCGTATCTTCCCGAAATGAGAGAATCGGGAAGGAGAGTCAACTAA
- a CDS encoding FAD-binding oxidoreductase has translation MSTLTQEKRSELKTLIGEEKVFFRDENKMDAATFLSYGTDRTKVYRPDFEILVFPKNTQEVSKIVKFAYQNDLKIVPSGGRTGYAGGAVAKGGEIVLSLAKMDQVLDFDPFFGSLKVQAGMITKNLHKEAEERGFYFPVDFSSTGSSHIGGNIATNAGGVRVVHYGLIRQWVLGLTVVTGTGEILEFNGEILKNNTGYDLKHLFIGSEGTLGVITECVLKLTGKPSDHRVLFCAVPDFASILELFKETHRIDVPVLAFEFLTRYCLDKVIDHLHVPDPFPENSPYYVLMEFEITDEREEEKLFSFLETVMEKGFVTDGSLASNSRQAETFWKYREGISESISIDFTVHKNDISLPLRNMNPFLAEMESLLKNEYPGFEIALFGHIGDGNLHLNIVKPKDLTDSDFFSQCKKVDPAMFELLKKYHGSISAEHGIGLLKKDFLHFSRSEAEMEIMGQIKKALDPKNILNPGKVLP, from the coding sequence ATGAGTACGCTTACACAGGAAAAACGCAGCGAGCTAAAGACTCTTATCGGAGAGGAAAAGGTATTTTTTCGGGACGAGAACAAAATGGATGCCGCTACGTTCCTGTCCTACGGCACGGATCGGACGAAGGTATACCGTCCCGACTTCGAGATTCTGGTATTTCCGAAAAACACTCAAGAAGTTTCGAAAATCGTAAAATTCGCTTATCAAAACGACCTAAAGATTGTTCCCTCGGGAGGTCGCACCGGTTATGCGGGAGGAGCCGTCGCAAAAGGCGGAGAGATCGTACTCTCTTTGGCAAAAATGGACCAAGTCCTAGACTTCGATCCGTTCTTCGGTTCCCTGAAAGTCCAAGCGGGAATGATCACAAAAAACCTCCATAAGGAAGCGGAAGAAAGAGGATTTTATTTTCCCGTGGATTTTTCCTCCACCGGTTCCTCCCATATCGGAGGGAATATCGCGACGAACGCGGGAGGAGTCAGGGTCGTTCATTACGGCCTGATCCGTCAGTGGGTCCTCGGTCTTACCGTCGTCACCGGTACCGGTGAAATTCTGGAATTCAACGGGGAAATCCTGAAGAATAACACCGGTTACGACCTAAAACATCTTTTCATAGGTTCGGAAGGAACCCTGGGCGTCATCACTGAATGCGTTCTGAAACTCACCGGAAAACCTTCGGATCATAGGGTGTTGTTCTGTGCGGTTCCGGATTTCGCTTCCATACTGGAACTATTCAAGGAAACCCACAGGATTGACGTCCCCGTTTTGGCTTTCGAATTTCTGACCAGATACTGTCTAGATAAGGTAATTGATCACCTACACGTTCCCGATCCGTTTCCGGAGAATAGTCCATATTACGTTTTAATGGAATTCGAAATCACCGACGAAAGGGAAGAGGAAAAACTGTTCTCCTTTTTGGAAACGGTTATGGAAAAAGGGTTCGTCACCGACGGTAGCCTTGCCTCCAATTCACGCCAGGCGGAAACTTTTTGGAAATACCGAGAAGGAATCAGCGAATCCATTTCCATAGATTTTACCGTGCATAAAAACGACATTTCTCTACCCCTCCGGAATATGAATCCTTTCCTTGCGGAGATGGAGTCCTTGTTAAAGAACGAATATCCCGGTTTCGAAATCGCATTGTTCGGACATATCGGAGACGGGAATTTGCATTTAAACATCGTCAAACCTAAAGATCTTACCGACTCGGACTTCTTTTCCCAATGCAAGAAAGTGGACCCTGCGATGTTCGAATTGCTCAAAAAGTACCACGGCTCCATAAGTGCAGAGCACGGAATCGGGCTCTTAAAAAAAGATTTCCTACATTTCTCCAGGAGCGAAGCGGAAATGGAAATCATGGGGCAGATCAAGAAAGCGCTCGATCCGAAAAATATATTGAACCCGGGAAAAGTATTGCCTTGA
- the ppk1 gene encoding polyphosphate kinase 1, producing the protein MAQKIKSAEPSIDNGAHGSKNPIYIGNPDIFFDRELSWIDFNRRVLEEANDPENPLLERLKFLCITESNLDEFYMVRVAGIRNILAEGNDENSLNGLRASEILMELSKKVQVFVKDQYESFGLTIKRLSDNGIHLVMDPAELSESEIEQVRQYYKDDVSPILTPLSIDPSHPFPHILNRSLNLAIVLSTDDEKTGTKKDLFAVVQVPSVLPRFFQLKSHGKGRRFFPLEAIITLHVNDLFYGMEVKEIYPFRIIRDADISIDEEASVKDLLITMKKEIRNRIWGDAVRMDIYEGTSHFVKNTLKELLELRDNEIFDVPSILNLSDTMYFYGLEHTSKFKYPFFQQKTTLKFDSPEKIFEAIQKKDRLLHHPYQSFAAIEELLRISSEDPKVLGIKMTLYRTSGDSPLIQYLGQAAENGKQVTVLVELKARFDEERNIKWAQKLEERGVHVVYGVVGLKIHCKMLLIVRREEEHLVRYVHLGTGNYNSTTSRYYTDLSFFTVNKQIAEDVATIFNTITSYAKMPHLNKLAASPHNLKATFLELIEKETENAKAGKPARIVFKMNSLVDPHIILAMYKASQAGVIIELVIRGICCLKPGLPGISENITVISIVGRFLEHTRIYYFLAGGEESIFLASADCMPRNFERRIEVLFPILDAKNKDRIKKILDVQLKDNVKARFLHSDGVYRKRERGQGEKAVDSQIERMKFAE; encoded by the coding sequence GTGGCCCAAAAGATAAAATCCGCCGAACCATCCATCGACAACGGAGCACACGGATCGAAAAATCCGATCTACATCGGCAATCCGGACATTTTCTTCGACCGGGAATTATCCTGGATCGATTTCAATAGAAGAGTCTTAGAAGAGGCAAACGATCCGGAGAATCCTCTGTTGGAAAGACTCAAATTTCTTTGTATCACGGAATCGAATCTGGACGAATTCTATATGGTTCGGGTTGCGGGAATCCGGAACATTTTAGCGGAAGGAAACGACGAAAACAGCCTGAACGGATTAAGAGCTTCGGAAATACTGATGGAGCTGTCCAAAAAGGTTCAAGTTTTCGTAAAGGACCAATACGAGTCCTTCGGGTTGACCATAAAACGGCTATCGGACAATGGAATCCACCTAGTGATGGATCCGGCGGAATTAAGCGAGTCCGAAATCGAGCAAGTACGTCAATATTATAAGGACGACGTATCCCCCATCCTGACTCCTTTATCCATAGACCCTTCCCACCCTTTCCCGCATATCTTAAACCGTTCGTTGAACTTGGCCATCGTTCTTAGTACGGATGATGAAAAGACAGGAACCAAAAAGGACTTGTTTGCGGTAGTCCAAGTTCCCTCGGTTCTTCCCCGATTCTTCCAATTGAAAAGCCACGGAAAAGGAAGACGGTTTTTCCCTTTGGAAGCGATCATCACGTTACATGTGAACGATCTGTTTTATGGGATGGAAGTGAAAGAAATCTATCCTTTCCGGATCATTCGGGACGCAGATATTTCCATAGACGAAGAAGCCTCCGTAAAGGACCTCCTCATAACGATGAAGAAAGAGATCCGGAATCGGATCTGGGGCGACGCAGTCCGGATGGATATCTACGAAGGCACCTCCCATTTCGTAAAGAACACTTTGAAGGAATTATTGGAGCTTCGGGACAACGAAATTTTCGACGTTCCTTCCATTCTGAACCTGAGCGACACGATGTATTTTTACGGTTTGGAACATACGTCCAAGTTCAAATATCCGTTCTTCCAACAGAAAACCACTCTGAAATTCGATTCACCGGAAAAGATTTTCGAAGCCATTCAGAAAAAGGACAGACTCTTACATCACCCGTACCAATCCTTCGCAGCGATCGAGGAACTTCTCCGGATTTCCAGCGAAGACCCGAAAGTTCTCGGAATCAAGATGACTCTTTATCGCACCAGCGGGGATTCCCCTCTGATACAGTATCTCGGTCAAGCTGCGGAGAACGGCAAACAAGTCACGGTTCTCGTGGAACTCAAAGCCCGCTTCGATGAGGAAAGAAATATAAAATGGGCGCAAAAGTTGGAAGAACGGGGCGTCCACGTCGTCTACGGAGTCGTCGGACTGAAAATACATTGTAAAATGCTTTTGATCGTCCGAAGAGAGGAAGAACACCTGGTCCGCTACGTACATCTCGGTACCGGAAATTACAACTCCACCACTAGTAGATATTACACGGATTTGAGTTTCTTTACCGTAAACAAACAGATCGCGGAAGACGTAGCTACGATCTTCAACACCATCACTAGTTACGCAAAGATGCCTCACTTGAACAAGCTGGCAGCTTCCCCTCACAATCTTAAGGCGACTTTTCTCGAGCTGATCGAAAAAGAAACGGAAAACGCGAAAGCCGGAAAGCCTGCGAGAATCGTCTTTAAAATGAACAGCCTAGTCGATCCGCATATCATCCTGGCCATGTACAAAGCAAGCCAGGCGGGAGTGATCATCGAACTCGTCATCCGCGGGATCTGCTGTTTAAAACCAGGTTTGCCCGGAATCTCGGAGAATATAACCGTAATTTCCATCGTAGGACGCTTCTTAGAACACACTAGAATTTATTACTTCCTCGCAGGGGGAGAAGAGAGTATCTTTCTAGCGTCCGCCGATTGTATGCCCCGCAATTTCGAGCGACGGATAGAGGTGCTCTTTCCGATTTTGGACGCCAAGAATAAGGATAGAATCAAGAAGATTCTGGACGTACAATTGAAGGACAATGTAAAAGCTCGCTTCCTGCATTCCGATGGAGTCTACCGTAAGAGGGAACGCGGACAGGGAGAGAAAGCTGTGGATAGCCAGATTGAACGGATGAAATTTGCGGAATAG